Genomic segment of Nothobranchius furzeri strain GRZ-AD chromosome 12, NfurGRZ-RIMD1, whole genome shotgun sequence:
CCCTCTCGGCCCTCCAGGCAacccctactaatgttgcagtttttaaaattgatacgtgggtggagtaagactgaggggGACATTACCACCTCTTTAAGGTGCATTTCCACCACCTACTGTGTAGGAGTGTGAGATTTTCTCAGTGTCATAATCTGTAAAGTTCAGCATCAGCTTGGCTGTAAAGAAGACATATTATGCTAAACTcacattttgcatccttttgtgctgtcatgtgggtctctactgcctctataaacaccccAAACATGGAAAAATCCAtccatttgttttctgtcagGGTTTGGTTGTAGGAATtttgtgcctaaaacaagttgtttaaaaaaagtccccgattgtgatgtcacaaacaggagctcatgggtccccggatcaTAGAAAAAGTGAACAGGGCTATAAAGGCTATTTTCTAACCTGCTCTGCATTATGCCCTGAATCACATACATGTACTTGAATTTAGATGAAAAGTAATTGTGTGAGTTTTAGCTATGTCTGTCATGTACTTTAAGTTTTATTCGCTTGTAAAAATTCTTTATTAAAAAGGACTACAACTCAGACGTTACATGTCTGACGTCATTGCAGATTGTCTTCTCTACCACATGGTCAGATGTGGTTTTCTCTGTTTAATTCTCCTCATTTTGTCCTGGAAGAAAGATTCAAAGCTCGCTAAACTAATCTTCTCTtctcgtgtctggttcgatgacatcagtgTGGTGAGACGAACATTTGTAGTTCTCTACGTTTTTTtcccacaaaacctaaaataactaggTAGGGCTTATAGAGAGCGATGTTTACTAAAGTTAATTGCTCTCCCTGCTGCTGTTCACCAATGTCAACAAGTTGGTGAATTTGCCAGAATTCACTtccgctggatttataacattatgtgaTAAACAGCGTATCACTTTATACTGGAgctaatttaaaaacaaacaaacaaacaagcaaaagtcCAGATCCCTACCCGTTTTTGTTGTTGGCGGGTTCAGATGCTACTCTCACACCAGGTTGGGACAAGGTATCTCATAACGGCGACGCTCATCATACCAAATAAAAAACGTAATTTTCACACACATAGTCATACATTGGAACAATATAATTATAATAACTAATAATAAATATAACTCagtataatataataaataaatatcacTACAGTGGATGGTAACACAAGTCCTCCATGGTGAAATATAGGATCGTCAATGCTAAGTAAGTAATATGAACGCATCATATTTATCACATCAGGTCCATCACAGTCAGTCTTCTTTCTCATGAAATATATGAACGTTAATGTTACCTAGTAAAACGTGTTTGCTGCAAATCCGATTATACTTTTAGGAGCGCTAGTTCGTTTGATCGATCGCTGCAGAGTTCCTCCTGATGTCTGTTTCCTAGGACTTGCAGTCTTAGTTGTTGTGTAACTGTGCACCTGCAGGCCAGTTATGATGCATCCATATGATGTCATATTTGTCCAGTTTGACccatgtgtttttttaatttgggACATTGAGTCTGGTAAGTGTAGAGACGGTTCGTAAATCCTTCTGTCCTTCCTTTCAGGTCTGTCATGTCCTGGGCGCTGTGGCCAAGGACAGCACTGCTTGGCAGCTGCGAGCACAGAGACTAATTGGGTCAAGAGCTCGATTTCCGGTAGGGCCCAGGGAGGACTTTGACTGGCCTACTGCTTGCCTAGAGATGGAGCAGCTGATACGCTGCTGGACTGAAGAACATGAAGCCAAGCAGAGCCGAGAAGATGAGGAACACAGGAATCTGGAACAGGGTAGGGGGGCAAATGTGGGAGGACAGGAAGATGCTGCAGAGGAAGTAGGAGTGGGTGCGGTGGCACAGGGAGTAGCTTATGGTGCTAATGTAGTAGTGGAATTTGTAATGAAGGATGAAGAAATGCAACCAGTCCTAGATGACCAGATGGCAAGGCTGAGAATAGAGTTAGAGGACCGGCTGAAGGATGGGGCTTTAATAGAAGATGGACGGGTGGCGGTGAATGCTGATGTGGGACAAGAGGCAGCTCTCCATGGCCACAATGTCTTCATGAACCAGGAAAATGGAGAACAGGCAGAAGGAATGGAACACCAAGCATCCACACATCCGAGTGCACCTCCAGCAGTGGAGTGCATCACCCTGCCTTCAAGCCACATTGCCCTGGTCAACTCAGTCCTCCTGCTGGGTGGGGAGGGGGCCATCTGTGCCACAGCCTCCAGGGACTGGAATGTGAAACTATGGGATCTGCAGGCAGGCACCAATGGGACGCTGCTGGACACACTGGTAAAGCGGGGGGAATTCAGCACCCACCGGGGCTGGGTGTGGTGTCTGGCATCTGAGGGGGCCCTGCTGGCCTCGGGGGGCTTTGATAGCACAGTGAGGCTCTGGGACCTTCAGGCTGGAGGTGCAGACAGGGGTCTGATCCAGACCGGAGCTGCCGTCCTCTGCTTGTCCTGTCAGACAGACGTGCTGCTGGCTGGTACTTTTGACAAGATGATCCGCATGTATGACACCAGAGGTGAGGCTGTTTTAATGAACCACCTCCTTAAAATGTAGCTTCTACAGAGGCCAGCAAATTAGGAGACTttttatgaatgaatgaaagagtcTTGTTCTGAGGTTCCTTTATAAAGGTCACATGACCTTCCACGCCAAGTTTGTGACCTATAAAGAAAAAGCACATAAAAATGTGTGCAACCTTAAAGGGCGAGTCACCTGATAAACTATAAATGAtaactaatcatgctgtagacacgtgtagtcaacagtttggcactttagtgcgtcttggttcaaatttaaatattttgcctaataataataataaagataatAATAGTAAATAATAAAAGTTATATCTGTAATTAAAATATATTGTTTTTATTACATTCATATTaccataatttccggactatagagcgcacctcaatataagccgcaccaacaaaaaaaaaaggttttctacacatacatgccgcactcgaatacaagccgcggcgcagcagccacatgcgggTCTCCGGCGCacggcgcatgtatggccataatataagataattagacagaaagacgctacacggaggttttttgttgttgttttaattcaacaaaaagaATTTTAAACACGAGTgagcgtgcctgcaagtttagaaaagaaaacagcactgatagcattcatatttctggatggttataaaataaaaacagaactgacacgttattaccggtaatttgcatgtttagaagaaaagagcaGTGCTGACacggcattaataagccctggatgattagaaaataaaaactgcacacaaaacatgcctggttagtaaataaaactcaCTTGcccaccagaaaaagtcatttgctctcatcttcctcttgcgcactaaagccattaaagtcctcttcttcagtgtcggagttgaacagcctcagaagagcttcgtcacataccttttctgtggcgatgtcagcgtCGCTGTCCATGtttctgtcatcatccccgggtgaagctggcctgaatgagttcttcccgctgccgtctccagcaccgaaccatggattcattcatgccaagcttacgtgctgcagcactgtttccctcctttactgccagatcgatggccttcacctTAAatacggcatcatatgaactcatatgtgtagttaccatgatgagggggtatggaattgaaacaaattcttcgtcgtgccagctgcttgcatgtgctaaattaaaatgagcacttccttcgatttccacttttgacttccacctgtttcactttctgctaaagcgccccctggcaggtgaaggaaaatcttcagtaaagccgcacctcattataagccgcgtggttcaaagcgtgggaaaaaagtagcggcttatagtccggaaaatacggtacttactGGCGCATTAATCATGTGACCTAAAACATCTATGATCTGTGAATCAATTAAAACCCTGCACCGTAGTGAACCGAGGATGCCATGCAGTCATTGGGGTTTACATAAATCGGCTCGTTCCTGCGGTAATTAGTCATATTAGCTGATATTTGTTTTATATAATCAATATTTCCTGCTTAAAGTCCTTTTAGGttgatttaaatgttttcattaattgtTGTCATTAGATCCCTGAGCACAATGCAGCTGGTTCGGATGGTGCACCAATAATCTTTCCATCCATCTGtgcattttcattcattcattcattcatttctttatttatgtatttatttatttatgtatttatgtatttatttatgtatgtatgtatgtgtgtatgtgtgtatgtgtgtgtgtgtgtttgtgtgtttgtgtgtgtgtgtgtgtgtgtgtgtgtgtatgtacgtatgtacgtatgtacatatgtatgtatgtacatacatATCTTCTGTGATCATTCTGTGGCTCAGCAGCCCACCGCTGCAAACACACGATTTCCATCTTGGTTGCCATGGTTACCTGTGCATGCCACCTATCACAGGGCCCGTTTATATGCAGAATATTCTTATTGTAGTTTGCATTGTCCatctatggcagaaagtgggtgaTCCACAAACGCCTGAGCGTGTTTCTAGGTCTGGTGCGATTTATAAAGCAGAAACTGAAAAAGCAGCGTGGTATAGGTCAGGAAATGAGTTTGCATAAGCAGtttgtttttgctgagcttaaataGGGTTTTATTAAGGAGTCTAAGCAACGTTTTATAAATGCAGCCTCTGGTCTGAAGTTCAAAGAATGCATTAGAAAGTCTGGTTCCTTGGAAGTTGAATATAAAACGGTAAAGCTCAAAATGTTTAAGTATAAGTTGTTGAAGCTAATGAGCTTTGTGTCTTTCTAGCTGCTGAACCATTGGTTAGAAGCCTTAATTGCCATGTCAGCGCCGTGATGTGCCTCACTGCAGATGACAAATACATCATCTCTGGGAGCAAAGACCGCACTGTGGCTGTCTACGACCGCAGGGCGGGCAAATACCTGCAGAAAATTCATGTAGATTCAaacttctacacacacacacacacacacacacacacacacacacacacacacacacacacacacacacacacacacacacacacacacacaccttgttgcTTGTAAAGATCGTTTTCATCTCACAGCCCTGCTCTTTGTCTGCAGCTGAACTCGTACCTGCTGTCCATGAGCCACAGCGGTAATGAAGTCTGGATGGGAGACGGCCGAGGCATGTTACAGTGCTTCTCCATGCAGGCGGGGACATTAAAACACCTGTTCCAGTTTGATGTGGGACACACCGCTGTGGTCACGGGCGTCCACAGTTCTCAGGGAAGCCTCTACACCTGCTCCACGGATCGGACCGTCAAGGTAGATTGATCAGGATGTTTTAGTTTAAGCTAATTCTGCTCTTGAGCCATCTGGACTCGCAACTTCCTGTCTGTATACCAGGTTCACCTTCCTTCTGCACCTCCGAGGACTTTATGTACTCTGCATCATCAAAATAGCATCCACGGGGTCGGTGGCTTTTTTGAATGATGCTAATATAAAATGACTATATTTTTGGTCAGGAAAGGATCTCGTCCTCCTCTCATGctgtttttctctctccttcAGTTGAGCGCAAAGGCTGGAGTCCTGGCTGTGGCCTCTGGTGGAGTTGGTGTGGACATCTATCGACCCAGACAATGAAAACTGAAGAGCTGCAGGAATTTCTCAGCAGCGTTCTGACTCGAGCACAGAAATGTGGATCAAAAAAGATCATTCTGACTTCAGATCCAGCCGTGGTGTTTTACAGGCTGGTTTCCTCTAGTAATATCTGATAATCGTctaaaaaaacaaatgttaacAAGATGTATGTCACCCACAGATGTTCCACTAAGTCCCAGTCTCATTGTTTTCATTCCTTTTAAATGTACATATAAAGATGTTTATTTCTCTTGTGTTTCTACAGATTTTTCATGACTGATGTGATTTTAAGTTTTTTAGTGCAGATAAATGTTTTCTGGTGTTTCTGAAACAGTTCAAACTTTGTGTTTAATGCGCGTCAGACAGCATTAAAGTCAGACTTTAAGGTGTTTATAGATTTTATGAATTGTATTTCATTACAGAACACTTACAGGAAATGTTTTCTGCAGCACAATCATTACACCATTAAAAACATCCAGTGTGTGAGTTCTCGTTTTCTAGAGGAGCTGTGATGGTTAACCTCACAGATGCAGCTTTAACTCAACTTGTGATGTCAGAGCAGCACACATGTCTTCTTGTCTTTGAATGGGTTGGATGATGAAGAGATGCCGGTGATCAGAGGGTCGCTGCGTCTGTGCCCCTGACAGTACCGCACTAAATCTGCTGCTGTCAGGGAGATCTGCTCACATAAAGGGCAGGATCAGGCCTAtaatatctattttcacaagtaaATAACATTTCTACATACCTTGAACCTCTCCATGCATGCTTCAATCTGAAGTTGATCCACCAGTTTCTGCGCCTGtaggatgctgctgctgctgcacattTTCCCTGACATGGCCTTTAACATGAAAACAGAACTAATAGATTTATGGACCAATAAGCAAAGAAGTGCACCTGGAATGGAACCAGAGCAGCGTTTTACCTGATCCAAAGCTCCAGGTTGAGAGGGAGTGTGCTCAGAAAGGCTCCTGGCTTCACATTTTGACCCACGTCACCTTTTTATTCACCAGTGGTGAGCCGTTCAAAGCCTCTCTGACACAAAAGGTCAGTGGTGGAAATGTCACTAACGTCGCACAACACTTCACAGCCTCTGATGATGAAAAGACATTTTGGTCTAGATCATCCTAATGTCCTTTGTGGTTGtgggattttatttgttttgcaaattaTCAGCGTGCCTTTGCAAACGAAGACATTTAGAGAAAATTCACATCCTTCAGCTTAAAATGATAAgattaaacataaaaaaaactggcTCCACTGTGTTTTATGGCTTTTGTAGCAAATGTGCATCAACACCATACAAGAAAGAAATGTCCACTTAAATTATGTTATCTTTAAGCCTCTGATACACAACAGACTTTTTATCTTTAGGTTATTAAAATTTTTATACAATAGCTGCATTGGCACCCCTCAAATTTATCCCAAAATGTTCTTGTTTACTGTCAACAGCTGATTTATTTCAGTATCGGTTGATAATTTCTCTTAGTATTTTAatcaaaataatacatttttattaaGCTCGCAAAGGAGAAAATGAGGATAAATACAATGATGATCAgataaatgtagaaaaatattgtTCTGTTTACTTATTTGCTGATGCTTGGGGAGTTTTTTTTTTGACAGAATAAAATACAattaataacagacagaaaatctATTTAAAACAGATGTTAAGTTAGTGTGATCAAATTTTTAATTTATAAATAGTTTAGCTAAAAATATGAGTGCTTGGACTTTTCTGCCAggtaataaaaaaaactattaaaataacaataaaatgaaataaaaaaagaaatcagACTAAACATGTTTCGATGAGCGGGTTCGCAGAAATTCGACTTGGCACAGTTTGTCCTTTCGCATTTTCCGTACAAAACCCTTACGAGTTGCCGTAGTCAAATTCAGTTGACACATGCCGTGTTTACAGGGACGCAAATATTTACCATTTGAGTTTTATGTAGTTATAGAGCTTTATTACTTTGCCCCATTCATCACATAACGCCTCCTCATAAATTGGTACgttttaatgtttgtttttaaatacttAAATACGACTAGAAGCATTAGCGGGAGCTAGTGTTAGCTAGTCACAGCTAACGTGTAATAGTGGCTAGACATAAACTGTACCCTTTAAATGTCACCTTCCGCTGGTAGCTtcttaataaacatttaaaaaatacagttttaaaCACTCTTGTTAGTGTAATGATTAATTGtttatcttctgtttttgtttaaaatcCTGAATTAGATTGAACTGCACCACATTTTTGCTGAAATGGATGTAAATGTAATAAAACAGTTAAAATAAATATAATAGATAAATATTTTGTTAAAAGTATTTTTAATATTAGCAATAAAAAATCAATAATTACAATATTTTTAGTCTTGAACTGATAAATGTGTTTACTTATTAATAAATATTTAACACTAGTTTAGGAGCAACTTTACCATCTAATCGTAAGATGAAGAAGTTAGGCTCTCTGAACTGTTGTTGGTGTCTTTTCCAGGTTATTTTATTCATAAAACACTTAATTTTCTACAATAGGGTGTTTAATTTTTAACATGACGTTTTCCTGAACTCTTTCCTGTTATTTTTGTAGGAAGGATGGCTGGCCACGCCCCTTCTGTTGCCATGGAGGCTGTCCTAAAGCCCAGCTGTGAGCTCCCTGAGGACATGCCGAAAATCCGAGGTTACGATTTTAACCAGGGCGTGGATCTCAAGGCGGTCCTGAAGTCTTATGTCACCACGGGCTTTCAGGCCAGCAGCTTGGGTCTGGCCATCCAGGAGATCAACCGCATGGTGAGGAGAACAAAGTCATCTGCGGGTCCTTTAAGGGACCATGCGGGCTGAAACCGTCTTGTGCATCTGGCTTTAGCTTAGCTCACAGACCATTGTTTAGGTAAATTCACCTCATGTAAAAAAAGACTATGAGCTACACAATAATTACTCTATTACAAACAAGAAATTGAACAGGTGTGTATTCTTATTGTTTGTTTACATAAGAGATACGATGCTGTTGAAGTCAGACAAATCCGATCTGTACTAAAACCTTGTCTGATTATATGCAGCAAAACAAAAAgatttatatattttaattaaaaagaaaatcagAAGGTAACAGAGTGACCTTATTGCACAGAAAAGTGCTTGCACCCCAGCTGTAGTCCTGAGCCATGTATCCAGCCTGTTCTGTAATACGCTTCTCCTGTCTTACTGTAACAAGATGCTGTCTTCTCCTTAAAATTTCTCCTTTTTAATATTTACGTGGACAAACCTCTCAACAGTACACAGTAATACTTCTCATGTCAGCAGCTTTAAATCCAAAGTCTGACATCCATAGATAGAGAAGCGTCTTGAACCAGTGGAGGTAGACGAGGGCGACGAGTCCGGCGACCCTCCCCACAAGGCCGGCTGCACCATCTTCCTGGGATACACCTCTAACCTCATCAGCTCTGGCGTCAGGGAGAGCATTCGCTATCTGGCAGAACATAAAATGGTACAGACTCCCTCGCTCATCGTGGTTATCCGGACAGATCCTAAAATAAGCAGCATACTTGATGCCACTTACTTTGTTTTAGGTGGACGTGATTGTTACCACAGCGGGAGGCATTGAGGAGGATCTGATCAAGTGTTTGGCTCACACTTACCTGGGAGACTTTAGCCTGCCTGGCAAGGAGCTCCGCCTGAGAGGCATCAACAGGTGGGAGACGGCTTCCACAGCTCAGCTGATTGATTGTAGTTCAAGACTAGGTGGCTGTTTTAGAGTCTGACTTTACTGTTTCTAAACTTTGTACCAAACTTGTGCTGAAACGCGACTCTGACACATCTTCACTAGATAGACGAGATGTGTTTGATCGTAATTCTGATCCCAGATCAGTCTGCACTTTCCTCTCATGCAGCGTTCCACTTCTGATTTGGCAAACACCAATCTTGACACAGAGAAagattttttaaagtaacatCTAAATAGGCTgtagaaaatgtaaaaacatctaaaaTTAGACCTGGGGTCTGCAATCTGTGGCTCTGGAGCCACAAATGGCCCAATGAACCTTCCACAATGGCTCTTAGTAAGTTTGACAAAAATTCTAAAGAACTAAATTGTGATTTTAAATCTAATAGAAATCTAGATTTAAGCATCTTTTCAGTTTTTTCATGGAATGATTGAATTTCCATAACAGAGGTAATTTTGTTTGACAACAAACAACATATCAAAactctttttttccaaaaagttttATTCTTTTCTCTTATTTTAAAAACTAATCCCTCCAAAATTCCAACAAATCTCTAAATtgatatttatttaaatatttacaaaataaacatttctaaCTTTAATGTCAGAAATAAAAGTCAGAATACTGATTTTATTGTCAGAAATTAAACGGTGTTCTCAGATTAATTACAAAAAGGAGAACTTTTATTTCTCCCAAATTACAAATAGTCTGTTTTCAAAAGGTCCTGTACCATTTGAGGCTCTAAACAATATGAATTGGAAAAAATAAACATACACTGAAAGATCATAATATTTTAAGTTATAATACggaatcaatatttaaaagcagtttgttgatttttttattgcGACATTTAAATGCAAACATTTACTTATGTCTGTTgtgtgcaattcaaactctgactgctagggGGCAGCATTTTGTACCACCTTCATTCAGTCGGAATAACTCTAGTTAAGGCTTGGAAACCTCTGGCCTTGTTTTCCAAACTTAATTGAATCTTAAAAATCACTTTTAGTTTTGTAATAAATCGTTTTTtctgtattgtgatatttattaTGTCACCTGATTCTTACTAGAGGCCTACCGATATGGCttttttaaggccgatgccgATTTTTCAAGAATTCCGTTGCCAATGGACGATATCTAAAGACGATTATGAAGGCagacatatatatatctatatatctaaaataaataattatatatatatatgtgtgtgtgtgtgtgtatgtatatatgtatatgtatacaggaattcccccagtgctttataagcctggtggtGCGcctggctttgcttggccacccgcctggtcatgccccgccccgcccccctccccgaccctaccgagtctgctgacacgaacggcccaacgaaactagagccgtcCATCAGATGATACTGGAGAAACAGCAGTGGAACGTGTGcaagcccccacccccacccccattctCACGGAGGAgcatacatatgtatgtgtgtgtgtatacatagatTTCTCTCTATAAGGACTCAATTTCTCATGTGAAATCACAGTATTACTCTGGTCTGATTTTCTCCAACACTGACAATACTAAGATAATATTTTCCATGTATAATAACATCTTTCATCCCCTGACTCCCTGCTTTCACACCTTTACTTATCTGAAACCTGTAACTCCCTCCTCCTGtttttaatgataaggtcaaAAGGATTCATCAGCACCTCGGCCCCCCTCTCCCACCTCCCACCTCCCTCCTCACCCCCTTTCTCCGATTTCTCTcaagccaggcgtacactgtgcaacttttttacttttttgagccgattttccagtcgtgcgagaatccacgacatcggggcgagttctgTGCCGAGCGTCgtttagtgtacagggggttacgagaggcaattaacaccacgtgaccagctgccgatcagcagtcgtgaggtcgcacggacttctggcgtgtttaatatttcgctcgtccctcgtgagggtatcgcactgttgaagcggcgctgcgagcagctgcgacccaaaaagtatcagaaccgctcacggcgcatgcgcaatcctgcatcaacaccgctcgctatgtccctaataacacacgctgttcgtttttgtttctacacgttttttactcacaaagattgtcaagaaagcgtgtttgtcgtgttcatgtcaaattaaactgatcacaaaacacagatttactttctttatttcgttttcctcatctaacccccataaatccctgtgtgtcccgaaggacaacaggcaaaacaagacaaaaaagtctgacgtgttgagtaaaaactgctatttttagcatatttttagggccgacgtgttgctaccagacgtacagtgtgagcagtcaggtcgcatgcgagaactgggctgtgcagtgtgagcacatgactcgttagatctgccctgcgaggaagtcgtacagtttgagctgaagctgcgtgctacgagtgaaaaagtcgcacagcgtaCGCCCAAGTCCAAACCTTCCACTTGTCAGTTAGACCCCCTACCAACAGTTTTGGTGAAGTATTGCCCATCCTCCCTGCAACATTTCATAACGGCCATCATTTATTCCTCGCTGTCCTCTGGAACTGTTCCCGCCCCTTTCAAATCAGCAGCAGTCTTTCCTATTCTGAGAAACTGGGTGCAGACCCCAATGATTTgaataacctccatcctatctcccatcttccattcatctccaaaaTTTTACCTCATCACATCATAAAGATGTGTGTGTATCACAGCTACACACACCTTTCTCTCTCTTTGAACATTTTCAATCTGGTTTCCGACCCCACCACTGTACAGAAACGGTCCTCAACAAAATCATCAATGACCTTCTTATGCTgcagccattctcgtccacagccttgtCACTTCCTGTCTTGACTACTGCTGCTCACGTCTTTTTGGTCTCCTTaataaactccttcataaactgcaactggtccagaattcagcagcccgtgttGTCACCGGAACCCCTTCCTTtctccacatcacccctgttcttcagcagctccactggcttccagttaaatTTAGGTCCACCTTCAAGATCTCCCTCCACATCTTTGAAGCAATACATAATCTTTCTCCTCCTTACTTGACAGACCTCATTAATATTGCTACCCCATCACGCTCACTCAGATCCTCTTCTTCGCTCCATCTTCTTGCCCCTTCTGCATGCCTCACTACCATGGGGGGAAGAGCTTTCAGCCGGTCTGCTCACCATCTTTGGAACGCACTCCCCCCAGACGTCAGAAACATTGACTGCCTCACCCTTTTCAAATCCAGACTCAAGACTCATCTGTTCAAAACTGCCTATGACTTGTGACTTGTTTGATCTGTTTTTATGActgtttgatttgttttattCTGCTATTTTACAGCATTTTACTGTGTTTTATCTTTTAAAGTGACCTTGAGTGTTTTGAAAGGTGCTTTTAAGCAAAatgtattattaatattattattttttttattattataaaacaaactcaaaacaaaacaaaaaaacggtgtgttggggtcctttgggTTTTTTcatcagtctagtagtggcggcagttggccacacaggtgccagtTTTTACATTTCTTTAAAGgcctttaaaaataattttggccgatatagaaaaaattgaacgtatcggtcggcctctaattCTTACCAATACACACATTAAACAAGTTTTATTCCAGTGAACTGAGAGGGGGAAACGGCTCTTAGCTGTAAAGGTAGCAGACTCCCGAgttggataaaaaaaaaaaagagctaaaCTACTTATTTACACGTATGTTTGTCCCTGAAGATTTGTTTTATTTTCCGTTTCCTCCGACTAGAATAGGGAATCTGTTGGTTCCCAATGATAACTACTGCAAGTTTGAAGACTGGTTGATGCCCATTCTGGACCAGATGTTGCTGGAGCAGAACACAGAGGTATTTCATACAGACAACAAGGTTTCCAGAGAGCTGCGAAGCTccaatatttacacattttcttccatattcatgtTTTTTTCCTCTAACAActaagttttttttgtttttagagtGTCCGATGGACGCCCTCTAAAATGATCCATCGACTTGGAAAGGAGATAAATAATCCTGAGTCCGTCTATTACTGGGCTTACAAGGTAAGTTCTGGGTTTTACGCAAGCATAAAACACCCATTATGTGGAGTTTTTAGTTGGCTAACTTTAAAATG
This window contains:
- the dhps gene encoding deoxyhypusine synthase; its protein translation is MAGHAPSVAMEAVLKPSCELPEDMPKIRGYDFNQGVDLKAVLKSYVTTGFQASSLGLAIQEINRMIEKRLEPVEVDEGDESGDPPHKAGCTIFLGYTSNLISSGVRESIRYLAEHKMVDVIVTTAGGIEEDLIKCLAHTYLGDFSLPGKELRLRGINRIGNLLVPNDNYCKFEDWLMPILDQMLLEQNTESVRWTPSKMIHRLGKEINNPESVYYWAYKNNIPVFSPALTDGSLGDMIYFHSFKKPGLVLDIVEDIRRLNGLAVFAKRTGMIILGGGLVKHHIANANLMRNGADHAVYVNTGQEFDGSDSGARPDEAVSWGKIRTDAKPVKVYADASLVFPLMVAETFALHADRLTAGEKTD